Genomic window (Castor canadensis chromosome X, mCasCan1.hap1v2, whole genome shotgun sequence):
AATTCTGTACCAAATCACAGAATATGATGAAACAACTTCATCTCATAACGTTAACAAAACTGTTATAGCAAATGtcaataacaaggaaaaaaaaccaaagaaatctctTAAATTGTATATTTAAACATACTGTGATCCTTAACAatattataaaatgaaacaagTTTACAATATCCAAAGCAAACACTCTATTTCGCAGTTAAACAATTAGCACTGATCACAAATACCGAATACagtgccccaccccacccccgccccgcAATCCACATCCTTTTCAACTCAAGACCCACCCAAGCCACCTACTCCTTAGGGGTACCTTGGACTCTTTTCTCTAGGGGGGGGTCTCAGATTTCCCTAGGGGGTGGAGTAACCCCTAGCACCTGAATTGAGGATAGCCTCTACCTCTGCATCATCCTCTGAATCCCAGTCATAGTTACATGGCCAGTCCTTGGAGCATCGGTTACGAACCCTCGCCACAAAATGCATGACTTTCAGCTTGCTGGATTCCACATGTGCTCGGGGGCCCCAGAAGAACTCATACTCCACCGGATTGCTGCGGGGTACTGGCTTATAAATCAGGTACCCTCTGCGCACAAACTCTTCTGTAACGACCTTCTTCGGATCTCCAAAGATGCTGTGCTGCCGCCCAGGCTGCATCCCTAACTTCCCCAGCACTTTCCAGACCAGGGCCTCCTTCGCGCTGTTGCCCATGATGAAGATGAGGGCTAATATGGACATCAGGAGACTTTTCTTGGTGCCCTGAAAATTGCTCCGGGCTACGGAGGGCTTTTGTGTTAGGGCAGTGCTGGAGGCTTCCTCAGGGGTGGTGGAGGCCTCCTCTGGGGTGCTCGGGTCTTCTTCTGGGCCGCTTAGGTCGTCTTCTGGGGTGCTCGGGATCACAGAGGCCGCCATCGGGGTCTCAGAGGCCTCTGAAGCCTGAATCTTGCGATTGTTGCGGTTCTCTTCCGCAGCCCTTGCGTTACGGCGGCGCCGACTCTTTCGTCCCCGAGGCATGTCCCTTGCTAGGCGTTCAAAGCCTACAGCAGTCCTAGCGATGGATACCTGTAGCCTCTATAAAAACAGCTATTTCTGTCTTAAAAAGAGGCCGCCGCGGAAGACACCAATGTCAGAGTCTTTgtaacaacaaaacagaaaaagctcTTTCGCAGGCAAGCTGCCTTGCGTGAGCAGTCGCTCGCCCGCACTTGCTGCAGCTACAAGCGCGCGAGAAAGCTCAGCAGAATTGGCTCCGCCTCTCCTGCCACGCACTCGCCAAACACCGAGGAGGAAGTGGGCTGATCCTCCACAGGGACTTCCGCTAGCGGATAGGAAAAGCAGCAGGCTATAGCCGGGGTGGGGCAAAGGTAGACATGACCGCTAGGGATTGGTGGAAATTGTGGTATGCACGGGAGAAATGAATAGCATAGAGTTTCTGTATTCTTCAGTGTGGTGCAGACATTCCAAGATTGGTTCGCGGGTTTTGGGAAGCTGAAGGTCTCTATTCCATTCACACCCAAGGCGGGCTGAGGAGGGTGGGAAGTCGCGAAGCGGGAAGTATTCCTGCAAGGAATCAGCTGACTCCAGCCCTCCTTTCTTGTCTTAGCTTACACAGCTCATTCATTAATTTGCATGCCCTGTTTGCAGAAGgcttttatgtgcacctaattaATTCATAGGCACCTCCAGGACCTGGATCATACTGTCATGGCCGAAGTGGTGGGTGACAAGATGACCTGGGAATGCAAAGCAAGAAGCGCGCAAGAGGCACAGAGTCTTTGCAAAGTTACATATTCGCGGGTTTATTAAGCAAGGTAGTGATAGGATCAGACTTGAATTTCTGCAGCCTCGCAGAGGGACAGACAGTCTCCTGTCAGACTACATAGGAAACCATTAGAGTAAGAAGCAAGAGGGATGAAAGTGAGCCTTAAGGCTGTTGCCATGGAGATGGAGAGGCAGATAGGCATTTTAAGAGTGATCATTGAAAAGCTTCAGACACTGAATGGAAACAGGGAATGTGGAGGTTGGGATGGAGTACACTAGCTTCAAGATTTCAAGGCTCTAGTCTACCTGCGTATCTGACTTACTCTGCTTCTTTCAGAGCACACTCTGAATTTTATTCACTCCTTGCTTTTGGTcactgtttcctctacctaacgtgcctttcctcccttctccaaACATCTAAATTCCATCTGCTTGCTCACAGGCATCTTTCTCCCCAAGTTTATCTTTGCTGCCCCAAAAGATTGAGTCAATTTTTACTCCTagcattctgtatttttcttatgTCATTCCAGTTATTAGCTTGCTCAAATCACTTCACCTCAACCTGTTTCCTCAAATCTGTAAAGTAGAGGTAATTAAAGTACTGGCTTCGTAGGGTTGTgtgaattaaatgagatagtaaATGAAAAGCCTTTATTACGCAGTAAGCACAGACTTTGCCTCTCAATGTGTTTCAATCAGTATGTGAGTGACATTTAATAAACTCATGTTAAAGAAATGCATGATGGGAAAGATTTTACATGTGTTCTTTACTGCACtcttaaaaagcaaatgaatgcTCTTTACCTGTTTGGCTGGTAGGGATTAAATGCTTGATTGACAGCCTCAGTGTGTAACCACCCTGTCTAGCCCATAGTTCTTGATACCTTCCAGCTTTTGATGGAGTT
Coding sequences:
- the Mageh1 gene encoding melanoma-associated antigen H1; protein product: MPRGRKSRRRRNARAAEENRNNRKIQASEASETPMAASVIPSTPEDDLSGPEEDPSTPEEASTTPEEASSTALTQKPSVARSNFQGTKKSLLMSILALIFIMGNSAKEALVWKVLGKLGMQPGRQHSIFGDPKKVVTEEFVRRGYLIYKPVPRSNPVEYEFFWGPRAHVESSKLKVMHFVARVRNRCSKDWPCNYDWDSEDDAEVEAILNSGARGYSTP